In the genome of Sphingomonas naphthae, one region contains:
- a CDS encoding glycosyltransferase family 4 protein, with protein MSEGQGIKSVRRIAMIGNSLPRLCGIATYTTHVRDAMIAHKPELAADLYAMTDPGSTYAYGPEVVCEIAQEEVSDYHLAAQRINDSEADVVLVQHEYGIFGDHAGAHLLKVLNRVEAPVVVVLHTVLEEPNADQRAVIEALARRASTLIVMAEKGKDILRRVHGIAASLIAVVPHGVPDRPMTDPAMFKPRFGFAGHRVLLTFGLLSPNKGIETMIRALPALTATRPDLLYVVLGATHPHLVAREGEVYRDSLKALAGELGVSDNIRFIDGFLEQEDLLDYLSAADIYVTPYLNAAQITSGTLSYAVALGRAVVSTPYWHAEELLADGVGALIDFGSSDGFARAIGGLLDDPQRLLAMRERAYDVGRGMTWDMLADAYLRICTRALDRKPVRLKRKRPGRLDPVTPRLDAVERLSDGTGIIQHSIFSVPDRDHGYCVDDNCRALMLMHRMPAADAERADALATVYASFVQHAWNGDQGRFRNFMGFDRSWLEAVGSEDSFGRSLWSIGDTVQRGRIPELKRWALHLFDQVAPSALALGSQRAWAFCLFGAESVLRSHPSHELARTLVRTFADRLMTQLAVARRDDWAWFEATLAYDNARLPEALLRAGDVLGDQALIDAGLETLAWIDAVQTNPAGQFRAVGTDSFGREYRPPLPYDQQPLEAWASLDATALAYSITGDARWAAAAERAYRWYLGDNDVGLPLASDDGGCFDGLMSDRINMNQGAESVLAFQFACCTIAEMHAAGRGEETPATPVKTLKAG; from the coding sequence ATGAGCGAAGGCCAGGGGATCAAGTCGGTGCGGCGCATCGCGATGATCGGCAACAGCTTGCCGCGGCTGTGCGGCATCGCCACCTATACCACCCATGTTCGCGACGCGATGATCGCCCACAAGCCCGAACTGGCCGCCGATCTCTACGCGATGACCGATCCCGGCAGCACCTATGCCTATGGCCCTGAAGTCGTTTGCGAAATCGCGCAGGAAGAGGTGAGCGACTATCATCTCGCCGCCCAGCGCATCAACGACAGCGAGGCGGATGTCGTCCTCGTCCAGCATGAATATGGCATTTTCGGCGATCATGCCGGCGCGCATCTGCTGAAGGTGCTCAACCGGGTCGAGGCGCCGGTCGTCGTGGTTCTGCATACGGTGCTGGAAGAGCCGAACGCGGATCAGCGCGCCGTGATCGAGGCGCTGGCGCGCCGGGCATCGACGCTGATCGTGATGGCGGAGAAGGGCAAGGACATCCTGCGCCGCGTTCACGGCATCGCGGCATCGCTGATCGCCGTGGTGCCGCATGGCGTGCCCGATAGGCCGATGACCGACCCCGCCATGTTCAAGCCGCGCTTCGGTTTCGCTGGGCATCGCGTGCTGCTGACCTTCGGCCTCCTGTCGCCCAACAAGGGCATCGAGACGATGATCCGCGCGCTGCCGGCGCTGACGGCGACGCGGCCGGACCTGCTATATGTCGTGCTCGGCGCGACCCATCCGCACCTCGTCGCCCGCGAAGGCGAGGTCTACCGCGACAGCCTGAAGGCGCTGGCCGGCGAATTGGGCGTGTCGGACAATATCCGCTTCATCGATGGCTTTCTCGAACAGGAGGATCTGCTCGATTACCTGTCGGCGGCCGACATCTACGTCACGCCCTACCTCAATGCCGCCCAGATCACGTCGGGCACGCTCTCCTATGCGGTGGCGCTGGGCCGGGCGGTGGTGTCGACGCCTTACTGGCATGCCGAGGAATTGCTGGCCGACGGCGTGGGCGCGCTGATCGATTTCGGGAGCAGCGACGGGTTCGCGCGCGCGATCGGCGGTTTGCTCGACGATCCGCAGCGTCTGCTGGCGATGCGCGAGCGGGCCTATGATGTCGGGCGCGGCATGACGTGGGACATGCTGGCCGACGCCTATCTGCGCATCTGCACCCGCGCGCTCGATCGCAAGCCGGTGCGGCTCAAGCGCAAGCGCCCCGGCCGGCTCGACCCGGTGACGCCGCGCCTCGACGCGGTGGAGCGATTGTCCGACGGAACGGGCATCATCCAGCATTCGATCTTCAGCGTCCCCGATCGTGACCATGGCTATTGCGTCGACGACAATTGCCGCGCGCTGATGCTGATGCACCGCATGCCGGCGGCCGACGCCGAGCGCGCCGACGCGCTGGCGACGGTCTATGCCTCCTTCGTCCAGCATGCCTGGAACGGCGATCAGGGGCGGTTCCGCAACTTCATGGGCTTCGATCGCAGCTGGCTCGAGGCGGTCGGCTCGGAGGACAGTTTCGGCCGTTCGCTCTGGTCGATCGGCGATACCGTGCAGCGCGGGCGTATCCCCGAACTGAAGCGCTGGGCGCTGCATCTGTTCGATCAGGTGGCGCCGTCGGCGCTGGCGCTGGGATCGCAGCGGGCCTGGGCCTTCTGCCTGTTCGGCGCCGAATCCGTGCTGCGATCGCACCCAAGCCATGAACTGGCCCGCACGCTCGTCCGCACCTTCGCGGATCGGCTGATGACGCAGCTGGCCGTGGCGCGGCGCGACGACTGGGCCTGGTTCGAAGCGACGCTCGCCTATGACAACGCCCGTCTGCCCGAAGCGCTGCTGCGCGCCGGCGACGTGCTGGGCGATCAGGCGCTGATCGATGCCGGGTTGGAAACGCTCGCCTGGATCGATGCGGTGCAGACCAACCCCGCCGGCCAGTTCCGCGCGGTCGGCACCGACAGCTTCGGCCGCGAATATCGCCCGCCGCTGCCCTATGACCAGCAACCGCTGGAGGCCTGGGCCTCGCTCGACGCGACGGCGCTGGCCTATTCGATCACCGGCGACGCGCGCTGGGCCGCGGCGGCGGAGCGGGCCTACCGCTGGTATCTGGGCGACAATGATGTCGGCCTGCCGCTGGCGTCCGACGACGGCGGCTGCTTCGACGGGCTGATGAGCGACCGGATCAACATGAACCAAGGTGCCGAGTCCGTGCTGGCCTTCCAGTTCGCCTGCTGCACGATCGCCGAAATGCACGCCGCCGGGCGGGGCGAGGAAACGCCCGCGACACCGGTGAAAACGCTGAAAGCCGGCTGA